Proteins from a genomic interval of Notoacmeibacter ruber:
- a CDS encoding mandelate racemase/muconate lactonizing enzyme family protein → MPFLTEATVFKGRYDLGGYKLSYGEQNDVYPIIVKLVGGGHEGWGEANPWQPFTSQGPDDDFDALEKVLLPIVRELDSVDPWDVQSALDERFPDRHLMAKGAINMALMDLEAKKRGVRVADLLGNVKRMAIEVSRPTNNGTAEDVLPTIEGAMAEGYRQFMLKAGDANYPAMDEIERLRVLKERCGERAVFKIDANTGWSRDDARALLAAMPQHLADYLAYLEQPIAADDIDGLAELQAMTSIPISVDESLTDLESARRIIEKKAARVFSVKISKNGGLLTAQKIARLAAEHGIAVYPNSMAEGGITQVASLHLAATLDNLADAGGSYRSVLRLGGLDVTNLHTFIKRDDDGLVRIHLPDGPGFGLDVDEAKLRANALRIASV, encoded by the coding sequence ATGCCTTTCCTCACCGAAGCCACCGTCTTCAAGGGACGATACGACCTCGGCGGCTACAAGCTCTCCTACGGCGAGCAGAACGACGTCTATCCCATCATCGTGAAGCTGGTCGGCGGAGGCCACGAAGGGTGGGGAGAGGCCAACCCGTGGCAACCCTTTACCAGCCAGGGGCCCGACGACGACTTCGACGCTCTGGAGAAGGTCCTGCTGCCAATCGTCAGAGAGCTCGACTCTGTCGATCCCTGGGACGTTCAATCAGCGCTCGACGAGCGCTTCCCTGACCGTCATTTGATGGCCAAGGGGGCGATCAATATGGCCCTCATGGATCTGGAGGCGAAGAAGCGCGGCGTTCGCGTCGCCGATCTGCTCGGCAACGTCAAGCGCATGGCCATCGAGGTCTCCCGCCCGACCAATAACGGCACCGCCGAGGACGTCCTGCCCACCATAGAGGGAGCCATGGCGGAAGGCTACCGCCAGTTCATGCTGAAGGCCGGCGATGCGAACTATCCCGCCATGGACGAGATCGAGCGTCTGCGGGTCCTCAAGGAGAGATGCGGCGAGCGCGCTGTCTTCAAGATCGACGCCAATACGGGTTGGTCGCGCGATGATGCGCGCGCCCTGCTCGCGGCCATGCCCCAGCACCTCGCCGACTATCTCGCCTATCTCGAGCAGCCGATCGCGGCGGACGATATCGATGGACTGGCCGAGTTGCAGGCCATGACCTCCATCCCGATCTCGGTCGATGAAAGCCTGACGGATCTGGAAAGCGCCCGCCGCATTATCGAGAAGAAGGCGGCAAGGGTCTTCAGCGTCAAGATCTCCAAGAATGGCGGCCTGCTCACCGCGCAGAAGATCGCACGCCTCGCCGCCGAGCACGGCATCGCGGTCTATCCGAATTCGATGGCCGAAGGCGGCATCACGCAGGTCGCCTCGCTGCACCTCGCGGCGACCCTCGACAATCTGGCCGACGCCGGCGGCTCGTACAGATCGGTGCTCCGCCTCGGTGGCCTCGATGTCACGAACCTCCATACCTTCATCAAAAGAGACGACGACGGACTGGTCCGCATCCATCTTCCCGACGGTCCGGGCTTCGGCCTCGACGTCGACGAGGCGAAACTTCGCGCCAATGCTTTAAGGATAGCCAGCGTCTAA
- a CDS encoding RES family NAD+ phosphorylase yields the protein MKLYRLSIAAHSRALDGGYGLLFDGRWNTAGHAVTYMASVPSLCLLEKLVHVEDPVLLPDLDIIVYDVPDDWSITRIEPDDLPPAWTEDEALTQSIGDEWHEARQSPLLSVPSAIIAVAGAEDRNFVVNHSHERAGDITIESVTPFRFDPRLL from the coding sequence GTGAAGCTCTATCGCTTATCCATAGCCGCCCATTCACGCGCGCTCGATGGCGGCTATGGCCTGCTGTTCGACGGACGCTGGAACACGGCTGGTCATGCCGTGACCTATATGGCGAGCGTGCCATCGCTCTGTCTGCTGGAAAAGCTGGTCCATGTTGAGGATCCGGTGCTTCTGCCCGATCTCGATATCATCGTTTATGACGTTCCCGACGACTGGTCCATCACGCGGATCGAACCGGATGATCTGCCACCTGCCTGGACGGAAGACGAGGCGCTGACGCAGAGCATCGGCGATGAATGGCACGAAGCACGGCAGAGCCCGCTTCTGAGCGTGCCCTCCGCCATAATCGCCGTAGCGGGGGCTGAGGACCGGAATTTCGTGGTCAATCACAGCCATGAAAGGGCAGGGGACATCACGATCGAAAGCGTTACGCCCTTCCGTTTCGATCCGCGTCTTCTGTGA
- the parS gene encoding type II RES/Xre toxin-antitoxin system antitoxin, with the protein MSVLERVTETLGGQSVLGRPLRSQADLAIAVLGRLPLESLTGISRAGFSEREIDVLVIPARTRRHRAAKAERLTVEESDRAVRLARVQAQAIETFGDEARASAWLRRPLRQLSDKAPLTLVRTETGARLVETLLAKLAYGAAA; encoded by the coding sequence ATGAGCGTTCTTGAACGTGTGACAGAGACATTGGGTGGGCAATCCGTCCTGGGCCGGCCGCTTCGCTCGCAGGCCGATCTGGCAATAGCGGTGCTGGGCCGTCTGCCGCTGGAAAGCTTGACGGGTATCAGCCGAGCGGGGTTTTCCGAGCGCGAGATCGATGTTCTGGTTATTCCGGCGCGGACCCGGCGCCATCGCGCCGCCAAGGCCGAGCGACTGACCGTGGAAGAAAGCGATCGTGCCGTGCGGCTTGCGCGTGTGCAGGCGCAGGCCATCGAGACCTTTGGTGACGAGGCCAGGGCGAGCGCCTGGCTGCGCCGCCCTCTGCGCCAATTGTCCGACAAGGCGCCGCTGACGCTGGTGCGGACGGAAACCGGCGCGCGCCTCGTCGAAACGCTTCTGGCCAAACTCGCTTACGGCGCGGCCGCCTGA
- the repC gene encoding plasmid replication protein RepC: MPNYEPLTPFGVGGPAALAQINAAAADRARRKTRPQNDHSEDGASGNDPSRADKFALLRALTEARGAFGLSDRTLTVLSALLSFHPDRTIDGDAPTIVFPSNRELSLRCGGMAPATLRRHLAGLIGAGMILRKDSPNGKRYRRRKMEGGSDAFGFDLAPFAARAGLIYEAAEAATAQVLAVRAAREAVSLMLRDCSSLITLALSEGRAGPWSRLAEAFAKLSAPLPRRADFDQVETRRRALASLMAEVEQTWLDGLTEKEMSANEQHNERHYHNSKTESLFEKSGREKVMAPAAVQKGSTYSSGTDGGSDRVTVPTPDLHQIQALPLSAVLSRCPSIGDYAASPMTDWTEFIRTAALVRGFLGISPDAWRQARSVMGEKHAAIVLAAILERADEIRSAGGYLRELTRKAEQGQFSVMPMLEALRNRHS, from the coding sequence ATGCCGAATTATGAACCTCTGACGCCGTTTGGTGTCGGCGGACCGGCGGCGCTTGCCCAGATCAATGCTGCCGCAGCCGACCGCGCAAGACGCAAGACCAGGCCCCAAAACGATCATTCGGAGGATGGCGCCAGCGGTAATGACCCGTCGCGGGCCGACAAATTTGCGCTGCTTCGGGCACTCACCGAAGCCAGAGGCGCCTTCGGATTGTCCGATCGCACACTGACAGTGCTGTCGGCGCTGCTCTCGTTCCACCCGGATCGTACGATCGATGGCGATGCGCCGACGATCGTCTTTCCTTCCAACAGGGAATTGTCATTGCGTTGCGGTGGCATGGCGCCAGCGACGCTACGGCGGCACCTCGCCGGCCTGATCGGTGCAGGAATGATCCTGCGTAAGGATTCGCCGAACGGTAAACGCTATCGTCGGCGAAAAATGGAAGGCGGCTCGGATGCTTTCGGTTTCGATCTGGCGCCATTCGCCGCAAGGGCAGGGCTCATATATGAGGCTGCCGAGGCAGCGACCGCTCAGGTTCTGGCGGTTCGCGCCGCTCGTGAGGCTGTCAGCCTGATGCTTCGTGACTGCTCGAGCCTGATCACTCTGGCGTTGTCGGAGGGCAGGGCAGGGCCCTGGAGCCGGCTTGCCGAGGCTTTCGCCAAGCTATCGGCGCCATTGCCGCGCCGCGCCGATTTTGATCAGGTGGAAACACGTCGGCGCGCGCTCGCAAGCCTTATGGCCGAAGTGGAGCAAACGTGGCTGGATGGTCTTACAGAAAAAGAAATGAGCGCCAATGAACAGCATAATGAGCGCCACTATCATAATTCAAAAACCGAATCCCTATTTGAAAAAAGCGGCCGTGAAAAAGTAATGGCTCCAGCGGCTGTCCAGAAGGGTTCAACCTATTCGTCTGGCACGGACGGTGGATCGGATAGAGTGACAGTGCCGACCCCTGATCTCCATCAGATACAAGCGCTGCCGCTTTCGGCCGTCTTGTCGCGCTGCCCGTCGATTGGCGATTATGCAGCGAGCCCCATGACAGACTGGACCGAGTTCATCCGGACCGCGGCGCTGGTGCGTGGTTTCCTGGGCATCTCACCGGATGCATGGCGCCAGGCCCGGTCGGTGATGGGCGAAAAGCACGCGGCCATTGTCTTGGCCGCCATTCTGGAACGGGCCGACGAGATTCGCAGTGCTGGCGGCTATCTGCGCGAATTGACCCGCAAGGCCGAACAAGGCCAGTTTTCCGTAATGCCGATGCTGGAAGCCCTGCGGAACCGGCATAGCTAG
- the repB gene encoding plasmid partitioning protein RepB gives MSKRRKELAHLFGTVGPDQNDQTGGSAAATPAEPAKARSSEEPEARNSPVRAPSGAVRAMGLSLGGLSDASRRADELEKELARAERVHEIDPGLIDPSPWRDRMSDAEDGDPDFDALAASIASVGQQVPVLLRPHPEKPSRYQVAFGHRRVHAAQRHGLSVRAVVKPLADAELILAQGKENAERRDLSFIERAFFAEAIIAAGFDRATAMQALGIDKTEISRLLSVANTVPRRFAVAIGPAPKVGRPRWLALGELLQKKGAVEKAEDEIGRDRFLAADSDARFSLLSDRISGNASRRKSETRRIAGSDGVAIGTLSVQGDSARLALPGAAASGFADYLADCLPELAARFREEREGR, from the coding sequence ATGAGCAAGCGGCGCAAGGAACTGGCCCATCTGTTCGGCACGGTAGGACCGGACCAGAATGATCAGACTGGCGGTTCGGCGGCCGCGACGCCAGCGGAACCGGCAAAGGCGCGATCGTCTGAAGAGCCTGAGGCGAGAAACAGCCCAGTGCGCGCTCCATCGGGGGCCGTGCGTGCCATGGGGCTATCGCTCGGCGGTTTGTCCGATGCTTCACGGCGCGCGGACGAGCTGGAAAAGGAGCTGGCGCGCGCCGAGCGGGTTCACGAAATCGATCCGGGATTGATCGATCCCTCGCCCTGGCGAGACCGGATGAGCGATGCAGAGGATGGCGATCCCGATTTCGACGCCCTCGCCGCGTCCATCGCGAGCGTTGGCCAGCAGGTTCCGGTTCTTCTGCGACCCCATCCCGAAAAGCCGTCCCGTTACCAGGTCGCCTTCGGCCATCGCCGGGTTCATGCCGCGCAGCGCCACGGCCTTTCGGTGCGTGCCGTGGTCAAGCCGTTGGCCGATGCGGAACTCATTTTGGCGCAAGGCAAGGAAAATGCCGAACGGCGCGACCTCTCCTTCATCGAGAGGGCCTTTTTCGCGGAGGCGATCATCGCTGCCGGTTTCGACCGCGCCACGGCGATGCAGGCGCTCGGAATCGATAAGACCGAGATCAGCCGCCTTCTCTCCGTGGCCAATACGGTGCCGCGTCGCTTCGCGGTAGCCATCGGTCCCGCGCCGAAGGTCGGTCGGCCGCGCTGGTTGGCACTTGGTGAGCTGCTCCAGAAAAAGGGCGCGGTCGAGAAAGCCGAGGACGAGATAGGCCGGGATCGCTTTCTTGCCGCCGATAGCGATGCGCGCTTTTCGCTTTTGTCCGATCGGATCAGCGGCAACGCATCCAGGCGAAAAAGCGAAACGCGGCGTATTGCCGGATCTGATGGCGTAGCGATCGGCACGCTTTCTGTGCAGGGCGACAGCGCGCGCCTTGCCTTGCCGGGCGCGGCGGCCAGCGGTTTCGCCGATTATCTGGCGGACTGCCTGCCGGAGCTCGCGGCACGGTTCCGTGAGGAGAGGGAAGGGCGGTAA
- the repA gene encoding plasmid partitioning protein RepA produces MAQTAQTAFEGDGEIDKASPLPPADEQIAADAALLSEQLSMMRHRLFPPTSQKTLRAFTSGEAARLIGVSDSYLRQLSINGEGPQPETGPGGRRLYTLTDINAMRRFLAEGGGPKARTYLPWRDPAAGEPLQVIALTNFKGGSGKTTTSTHLAQYLALEGYRVLAVDLDPQASMSALFGYQPEIDLSGNDTLYGAIRYDEERRPLRDIIRPTYFDGLDLVPGNLELQEFEHTTPRHLSSGREREGGPLFFARLQSALETVADDYDVVVLDCPPQLGYLTLSALCAATSVMVTVHPQMLDIASMSQFLLMTSDLLAVVREAGARLDFSFMRYLVTRYEPNDGPQTQITAFLRSQLGERVLTAPMVKSTAISDAGLTKQTLYEVGRENFNRATYDRAMEALTAVNSEIEGLIRAGWGRTERSRDGGASR; encoded by the coding sequence ATGGCGCAGACCGCGCAAACCGCTTTCGAGGGCGATGGGGAGATCGATAAGGCCTCTCCCCTGCCCCCGGCCGATGAGCAGATCGCGGCAGATGCGGCTCTGCTTTCGGAGCAGCTATCGATGATGCGTCATCGCCTTTTTCCGCCGACAAGTCAGAAGACGCTGCGCGCGTTCACAAGCGGCGAAGCGGCGCGTCTGATCGGCGTATCCGATTCCTATCTGCGGCAACTATCCATCAATGGCGAAGGACCACAGCCGGAAACCGGTCCTGGTGGACGCCGGCTCTATACTCTGACGGACATCAATGCGATGCGCCGTTTTCTGGCGGAGGGCGGCGGGCCGAAAGCGCGAACCTATCTGCCCTGGCGCGATCCGGCGGCGGGTGAGCCACTCCAGGTGATCGCCCTTACGAATTTCAAAGGCGGGTCCGGGAAAACGACCACATCGACCCATCTGGCGCAATATCTGGCACTGGAGGGCTATCGCGTTCTTGCCGTCGATCTCGACCCGCAAGCGTCGATGAGTGCACTGTTCGGCTATCAGCCGGAGATCGATCTTTCGGGCAATGATACGCTCTACGGGGCAATCCGTTACGACGAGGAGCGTCGACCGCTTCGGGATATCATCCGGCCAACCTATTTCGACGGGCTGGATCTGGTGCCGGGCAATCTTGAACTTCAGGAGTTTGAGCACACGACGCCCCGCCATCTGAGCAGCGGGCGCGAGCGCGAAGGCGGTCCGCTTTTCTTCGCGCGTCTGCAATCGGCGCTGGAAACGGTGGCCGATGATTACGACGTGGTCGTCCTCGATTGCCCCCCGCAGCTCGGCTATCTGACGCTGAGCGCGCTGTGCGCGGCGACCAGCGTCATGGTTACCGTTCATCCGCAAATGCTGGACATTGCCTCGATGAGCCAGTTCCTGCTGATGACTTCCGACCTGTTGGCCGTGGTTCGGGAAGCTGGCGCGCGACTGGACTTCTCTTTCATGCGCTATCTGGTCACCCGTTATGAACCCAATGACGGGCCGCAGACACAGATCACCGCCTTTCTGCGAAGCCAGCTGGGAGAGCGTGTCTTGACTGCGCCAATGGTCAAATCAACGGCGATCTCCGATGCGGGTCTGACCAAGCAGACACTTTACGAAGTCGGTCGGGAAAACTTCAATCGCGCCACATACGACCGGGCAATGGAGGCGTTGACAGCTGTCAACAGCGAGATCGAGGGACTGATCCGCGCCGGCTGGGGCCGCACTGAACGGTCTCGCGACGGAGGCGCCAGCCGATGA
- a CDS encoding VirC2 family conjugal transfer protein, protein MMAIRKPRLSVTEARTKATANDSQSANSLPPRHSSTPSARQQGEPGRQRVETPPTDAPTPPPLQAAVPAPAMLRPIEDAEPEPKVQVFVSAVLPAKGVSPSFDMLCRQYRPSKALQMILRRALDDYEALLQSGGYKKCPSSYETVRLSDQGALIQTSRMMPVALVSVARAHFDPLGLESTRAFGRKLASTALAAFFRAEAKRAKQLP, encoded by the coding sequence ATGATGGCGATTCGAAAACCCCGCCTTTCAGTGACCGAAGCCCGCACCAAGGCCACCGCCAACGATTCGCAGTCGGCCAACTCGCTCCCGCCGCGCCATAGCTCCACCCCCTCCGCCAGGCAGCAAGGTGAGCCGGGACGGCAAAGGGTTGAAACGCCGCCGACAGACGCTCCAACGCCCCCTCCCCTGCAAGCCGCCGTGCCGGCGCCCGCAATGCTGCGACCGATCGAGGATGCCGAGCCCGAACCCAAGGTGCAGGTTTTCGTGTCGGCGGTATTGCCAGCCAAGGGTGTCTCGCCGAGCTTCGATATGCTGTGCCGTCAGTATCGGCCGTCGAAAGCGCTTCAAATGATCCTGCGCAGGGCTCTCGACGATTACGAGGCCCTGCTGCAAAGCGGTGGCTATAAAAAATGCCCTTCCAGCTACGAGACCGTGCGACTGAGCGATCAGGGCGCGCTCATCCAGACATCGCGGATGATGCCCGTTGCGCTGGTATCGGTCGCGCGCGCGCATTTCGATCCACTCGGGCTGGAAAGCACCCGCGCCTTCGGCCGAAAATTGGCAAGCACGGCTCTCGCCGCTTTTTTTCGGGCGGAAGCCAAGCGAGCGAAACAATTGCCTTGA
- a CDS encoding conjugal transfer ATPase VirC1, whose translation MKLVTCCSFKGGAGKTTALMGLCSALAAGAKTVALLEADENRPLIRWRENALANESWDEQCDVFVADEMELLEQAYEEAESRGFDYALADTHGGSSELNNTIIASSDFLIVPTMLTPLDMDEALATYRYIIELLMGENLSVPTAVLRQRVPVGRMTVSQKSVMDMLSALPLFDPSMHERDAYAAMKERGMLHMTLQHMLANPAMRLHQRNHQAAMEELGQMRNFVEHALEG comes from the coding sequence GTGAAACTTGTGACCTGCTGCTCCTTCAAGGGCGGTGCGGGCAAGACCACAGCCCTGATGGGTCTGTGTTCCGCCCTCGCTGCCGGAGCGAAGACCGTTGCCCTTCTCGAAGCCGACGAAAACCGCCCGCTTATCCGCTGGCGCGAAAACGCGCTGGCGAATGAGAGCTGGGACGAACAGTGCGACGTTTTCGTCGCCGACGAGATGGAGCTTCTGGAGCAGGCCTATGAGGAGGCGGAGTCGCGCGGCTTTGACTATGCGCTCGCCGATACCCATGGCGGCTCCAGCGAACTGAACAACACGATCATAGCTTCGTCGGATTTTCTGATCGTACCAACCATGCTGACGCCGCTCGATATGGACGAGGCGCTGGCCACATATCGCTACATTATCGAATTGCTGATGGGTGAAAATCTGTCGGTGCCGACGGCGGTCCTTCGCCAGCGTGTGCCGGTCGGGCGGATGACCGTCTCGCAGAAATCCGTCATGGACATGCTGAGCGCACTGCCGCTCTTCGATCCCTCCATGCATGAGCGCGACGCATACGCTGCGATGAAGGAGCGCGGCATGTTGCATATGACCCTGCAGCACATGCTCGCCAATCCGGCGATGCGGCTGCACCAGCGTAATCACCAGGCGGCGATGGAAGAACTTGGCCAGATGCGCAACTTCGTTGAGCACGCGCTGGAGGGATAA
- a CDS encoding DNA mobilization endonuclease VirD1/MobC family subunit has translation MNANGHDVSTDLLFSTPASTGNAAPKVAGSGTDPNAYKVVSVRLRAAEYECLSLQAKALGLSNNMAMRVAARRIGGFLETDEQTRQLLQDITDQIGDIARALNDIDNVCRKHGKTDLNRLATLRAAFGHEFVQLDALLRSILNLSRRRVDGRLMLQKAMLG, from the coding sequence ATGAACGCCAACGGGCACGACGTTTCCACCGATCTTTTGTTCTCAACACCGGCCTCCACCGGCAACGCCGCGCCGAAAGTCGCCGGCTCCGGAACCGACCCCAACGCCTATAAGGTTGTGAGCGTGCGACTGCGCGCGGCCGAATATGAATGTCTGTCGCTTCAGGCAAAGGCACTCGGCCTGTCGAACAATATGGCGATGCGCGTTGCCGCAAGGCGGATCGGCGGCTTTCTCGAAACGGACGAACAGACACGCCAATTGCTGCAGGATATCACCGACCAGATCGGCGACATCGCCCGCGCTCTGAATGACATCGACAATGTTTGTCGCAAACACGGCAAAACTGATCTGAACCGCCTGGCGACGCTTAGGGCCGCTTTCGGCCACGAATTCGTGCAGCTCGATGCGCTGCTCCGCTCAATTCTGAACCTGTCGCGCCGCCGCGTGGATGGCCGATTGATGCTGCAAAAGGCGATGCTCGGATGA
- a CDS encoding relaxase/mobilization nuclease domain-containing protein: protein MPQAIVRVVPNGGAKTAGQIKDQWNYLTQYGAVDLQCSDRHQGVTVPRNRFAADAASWEAQTGNEHDPHRAGQDLTTHLVVSFAPPDDPDDPVQMEIYRQRAFAAARGWANRMFGPQQDSHANEYDYRTAFHTNKPHPHLHITVNRRSTHGDWLKISKRDAWFNYDNMRKVLVDAAFDCGIELEATSRAERGIHERPMTYAEYRRQERTIMQRPITLEEHNRLEAERRAAQGDARNRVGMDPGDEDTLEDAMQDAGAYTPLPDVNENGGEGPANAPPRRGRTDERTAEDLQRGCTPPPAHEADQDDGGGLPPGDDHDDGHNAGGGGSDGSSDNDDHGNPPPPRPRRRRRPSFDSLYNVTDEEDGNDDLDVGGSEMSQQRESVNDGDRRQQERSVSRNAEPATGPSWQFRDTEARRKRRAAENEDKNQPKAKRVRTGGRVEAAEAGPSNAPVSDPPAPDSHSVPQTETGGAQRKRGKGIGDGNASGHPVEMSAAEVRQERRIATPKSRRGGNHPMELRDIERPQKRKAGKDELQAQQPAKRARRNAQDGDAAADPSRQPQPEREGTHQMDLRDTKARREHRDKTRDDGGHRER from the coding sequence ATGCCGCAAGCGATCGTAAGGGTCGTGCCCAATGGAGGGGCGAAGACGGCAGGGCAAATCAAAGACCAATGGAACTATCTGACGCAGTATGGCGCAGTCGATCTACAGTGCTCGGATCGCCATCAGGGCGTGACCGTTCCGCGCAACCGCTTTGCCGCTGACGCGGCGAGCTGGGAAGCGCAGACAGGCAACGAGCATGATCCGCATCGCGCGGGGCAGGATCTGACGACCCATCTTGTCGTCAGTTTCGCCCCACCCGATGACCCGGACGATCCGGTTCAGATGGAAATCTATCGCCAGCGCGCATTCGCCGCGGCGAGGGGCTGGGCGAACCGTATGTTCGGTCCCCAGCAGGACAGCCACGCCAATGAATACGACTATCGGACCGCCTTTCACACAAACAAGCCACACCCGCACCTTCATATAACCGTCAATAGGCGCTCGACCCACGGCGACTGGCTGAAGATCTCGAAGCGGGATGCATGGTTCAATTACGATAACATGCGGAAGGTTCTGGTCGACGCGGCCTTTGATTGCGGGATCGAGTTGGAAGCGACCTCGCGGGCCGAACGCGGCATCCATGAACGGCCGATGACTTATGCCGAATATCGCCGTCAGGAGCGGACGATCATGCAGCGGCCTATTACGTTGGAAGAGCACAACCGCCTCGAAGCCGAACGCCGGGCAGCCCAAGGGGATGCCCGCAACAGGGTCGGCATGGATCCGGGTGACGAAGACACACTCGAGGACGCCATGCAGGATGCCGGCGCCTACACACCCCTCCCAGACGTGAACGAGAATGGTGGAGAAGGGCCTGCCAATGCGCCGCCACGACGCGGCCGGACCGACGAACGCACCGCCGAGGATCTCCAGCGCGGTTGTACACCTCCTCCAGCCCATGAAGCAGACCAGGATGACGGCGGCGGACTTCCGCCTGGCGACGATCACGATGACGGCCATAACGCTGGAGGTGGCGGGTCCGACGGCAGCAGCGACAATGACGATCACGGCAATCCGCCACCGCCCCGTCCGCGGCGGCGCAGACGCCCCAGCTTCGACAGCCTCTACAACGTCACCGACGAGGAAGATGGCAATGATGATCTCGACGTCGGCGGTTCCGAGATGTCGCAGCAAAGAGAGAGCGTAAACGACGGCGACCGCAGACAGCAGGAGCGTTCTGTGAGCCGGAATGCAGAGCCAGCAACCGGTCCATCCTGGCAGTTTCGAGACACCGAAGCCCGTCGCAAGCGCCGGGCGGCAGAGAATGAAGATAAAAATCAGCCTAAAGCCAAGCGCGTGCGCACTGGCGGCCGGGTCGAAGCGGCCGAGGCTGGCCCCAGCAACGCACCGGTCAGTGATCCGCCCGCACCGGATAGTCATTCCGTCCCGCAGACGGAAACCGGCGGCGCGCAACGGAAGCGTGGCAAAGGAATTGGCGACGGCAACGCGTCAGGCCATCCCGTAGAGATGAGCGCTGCAGAGGTTCGGCAGGAACGCCGCATTGCCACGCCGAAATCGCGACGGGGTGGCAATCACCCCATGGAGTTGCGCGATATCGAACGTCCGCAAAAGCGAAAAGCTGGCAAGGATGAACTCCAGGCTCAGCAGCCGGCCAAGCGTGCACGCCGAAACGCACAGGATGGTGACGCAGCAGCCGATCCGAGCAGGCAACCACAGCCGGAGCGGGAAGGCACCCACCAGATGGACCTGCGCGACACCAAAGCCCGTCGCGAACACCGGGACAAAACGCGAGACGATGGCGGACATCGCGAGCGCTGA